The genomic segment tctcttttttcatattcatatgcTTGCATAATTAGATCTAATCTGTCTAAATCTTTAACATATTTTGCTTCCGGGGATTCTTGTTTTTCATAttcctataaataaaaaataaaaataatttaattataaaaaaaatgtaaattataatcttctgtatatgtatatataaacatatatcaatttcatactcgaaatatttccaatatcatAGGTCCTCTATCTCCAAGAAGTTTGCAAATATCTTCCATAGCTTCATCTTCTAATTTATGCTTAATTTCAGATGGAATACCACAAGAAGGTGTTATATCACCTACAATACATTCAGCTAAATCATGTATTAAAGCCATTTGCATAattctgtaataaatttagtaataaaatctataaataaataagatctttaaaaaaataactctataatagataaaataataattaatagatattaacgAGAactctattaatatatatattttatccatataatataaatgatatttcatacttgactttatctaaattttcattatctacCAAGAAAGAAAACATAGCCATCCTATACATATGACCTGCAATTGTTTCTGGATCAGAAACATTTTTAAGAACCCATCCTGTTCTTTTCATatgctaaaataattaataaatatgtaaaatatataatatatatttaatataatatatattaagacataaagaattttaattaattaaaaaaaaataaaaagaaatgataattaacctaaaaaataataacatataatagataaaatataaaaatataataatgtttgaatttcatatttaattaaataaaaatcaatagaaaatatttaacattcgtTTATTATACaacatttaaacaattttttaaaaattgatcataaatcatcaaatgatggatttattttaaaagattgcaATAACTTACTTTCAATCGACCAACCAATTCCATAAATTCTTGTAATTTCTCGATATCCATGATTCTTGTAATTTCTTGATATGTATTAttagagaattaaatattttcttttcacttagatatttaaacaataaacatCCATTAAGTGATaatcaaaatagaaattttaactatttgttaaaattcaattctacaaataataaaagaatattataaataataacaaaatgatgataatataacTGATATATATCAATTCTTCGTACaagcaattttatatttgaaatactcTGTACTAAACGAATACAAACTTACATAGTGATACTTCACTGTACTAACGATCCAAAGTCAAATTCATTGTTTCCTAGGTTACATAACTATCTACCATTTAACTTTCTAccattttaaacgaaatattaaaattcagagaaagaaagaaaagaaggagagggagaggaagaggaagagaaattggaaaattatattataaattttttcttttataattaattaaaatttattgaaaagaaattttatgcaaaaaaatttcaggaaattgaaaaatatttaaaaagaaatatatatataaagtaataaaatttaatttaccttgacagtttttaattttaatttttattttaactttcattaaaactatttaaaaatgaataaatacataaatatataaatatttatttacacatttataattattgcgcTATATAAATGTCtattaattgaaacaatttattcaattgtttctaactttatctaattatatattatatatatatatgtatacatacatgtatatagTGTATATACATCTATATATACTATAGTATAAtcgcaataaatatatatatatttaatatatatttaaatattatgcttctatatttaattattattttttaaaattgaaactaatttattttgaaaagatagacaacattttttttaataaaaattaaataaattggtcTTTATATTctacttaattttattcataatttaacattttataaaatatttatgaaaaatcgcctatattaaattaaggatgatataagataaaaaatttcgctTACTTGAAAATACTGCTTTAATTGAGATACGGAGccaaataattgaaaacgaa from the Apis mellifera strain DH4 linkage group LG9, Amel_HAv3.1, whole genome shotgun sequence genome contains:
- the LOC552514 gene encoding HD domain-containing protein 2 isoform X1, coding for MDIEKLQEFMELVGRLKHMKRTGWVLKNVSDPETIAGHMYRMAMFSFLVDNENLDKVKIMQMALIHDLAECIVGDITPSCGIPSEIKHKLEDEAMEDICKLLGDRGPMILEIFREYEKQESPEAKYVKDLDRLDLIMQAYEYEKRDNIPGKLEEFFTTTSGKIRHPFIQKLASEIIARRQALCCNLTTSV
- the LOC552514 gene encoding HD domain-containing protein 2 isoform X2, with the translated sequence MKRTGWVLKNVSDPETIAGHMYRMAMFSFLVDNENLDKVKIMQMALIHDLAECIVGDITPSCGIPSEIKHKLEDEAMEDICKLLGDRGPMILEIFREYEKQESPEAKYVKDLDRLDLIMQAYEYEKRDNIPGKLEEFFTTTSGKIRHPFIQKLASEIIARRQALCCNLTTSV